Proteins encoded by one window of Cannabis sativa cultivar Pink pepper isolate KNU-18-1 chromosome 4, ASM2916894v1, whole genome shotgun sequence:
- the LOC115713949 gene encoding nuclear pore complex protein NUP35, with protein MSTTVHRTPKSGRQSLFFQDLASPISSRRGKFSSSGQAAAVSALWRENFGGSDLPPPPNFTLEDRSDFSPESGIPDYPVSPEVRSDPRSPGQSSSHEYLTPVKNKSEASTSGALMSVQQNQQGSGGFSWWSPSKSGSEQDGKGKSSPVEGVVQPGALITLPPPREVARPEMQRNTLPTANLNEEEWVTVYGFSPADTNFVLREFEKCGVILKHVPGPRDANWIHILYQNRSDAQKALSKNGMQINGILIVGVKPLDPMQRQALNDRLNTQGFMTLPPQSSIKSAELNSSGNPPRPYYLQNGNTSVRQTGGAIASPTKSLANKIMDLMFGV; from the exons ATGAGTACCACAGTACACAGAACTCCTAAATCAGGGAGGCAGTCATTGTTTTTCCAAGATTTGGCTTCACCTATTTCATCCCGGAGaggaaaattttcaagttcaGGTCAGGCAGCTGCAGTATCTGCTTTGTGGCGTGAGAATTTTGGGGGCTCAGATCTTCCACCTCCTCCGAATTTCACCTTGGAAGACCGCTCAGATTTTTCTCCTGAATCAGGAATTCCAGATTATCCAGTTTCTCCTGAAGTCAGATCAGATCCCAGATCTCCTGGCCAAAGTTCTAGCCACGAGTATTTAACTCCAGTAAAAAACAAATCAGAGGCAAGCACTTCTGGTGCTTTGATGAGTGTACAGCAAAACCAACAGGGTTCAGGAGGTTTTAGTTGGTGGTCACCTTCAAAGAGTGGCAGTGAGCAAGATGGGAAAGGAAAGAGTTCACCTGTTGAGGGTGTTGTCCAGCCTGGTGCTTTGATCACCCTTCCACCCCCTAGGGAAGTTGCAAGGCCAGAGATGCAGAGAAATACTCTGCCAACTGCTAATCTCAATGAAGAAGAATGGGTTACTGTTTACGG ATTTTCTCCAGCCGACACTAATTTTGTTCTTAGGGAGTTTGAGAAATGTGGCGTGATCTTAAAACATGTTCCCGGTCCTAGAGATGCTAACTGGATACACATCCTATATCAg AACCGATCTGATGCTCAGAAGGCACTCAGCAAGAACGGAATGCAAATTAATGGGATACTAATAGTAGGTGTTAAGCCATTGGATCCAATGCAGCGTCAGGCTTTGAATGATAGACTCAACACCCAAGGATTTATGACTCTACCCCCTCAGTCTTCTATCAAATCTGCAGAACTAAATTCATCCGGCAACCCTCCCAGGCCGTACTATCTTCAAAATGGTAATACCAGTGTGCGGCAGACTGGAGGCGCCATTGCTTCCCCGACAAAATCATTGGCAAACAAAATCATGGATTTGATGTTTGGAGTATAG
- the LOC115713950 gene encoding mediator of RNA polymerase II transcription subunit 11, with protein sequence MDSQTQNTSLQRLQNVEKRIVRVLELAAGVMDELSNPTGPRKEFVNNHCREFMQMIKDIQVALREEIKSACDYRPFEKCDYSSRIANEICCKKLDYVVLQLDQMKQTIDDYRSSTL encoded by the exons ATGGATTCCCAGACACAGAACACGTCGTTGCAGAGACTTCAAAATGTGGAGAAG AGAATCGTTAGGGTTTTGGAACTTGCTGCCGGAGTCATGGACGAGCTTTCCAACCCCACCGGTCCCAGAAAGGAGTTCGTCAACAACCATTGCCGCGAGTTCATGCAAATGATCAAG GATATCCAAGTGGCATTGAGAGAAGAAATCAAGAGCGCATGTGATTATCGTCCATTTGAGAAGTGTGATTACAGTTCGAGAATAGCCAATGAGATTTGTTGCAAGAAACTGGATTATGTGGTGTTGCAGTTGGATCAAATGAAACAAACCATTGATGATTATCGTAGTAGTACACTGTGA